A single genomic interval of Jatrophihabitans endophyticus harbors:
- a CDS encoding ABC transporter substrate-binding protein, which translates to MTTVQRTFRRSLAAAAALALSAVVAAVPATPARGDATDTFTVGSLGQVVTFNPFLAFKQGELDPISQLYPTLVWGNAQRLPEHYLADKWTTSADRRTWTFSLHPGLKWSDGKPITADDAAWTLNLVHTNATAGTANGQLLDNVASVKASGDSTVVITTKDPQVNLLDSVGQVPIVPRHVWESRVKTLGDQTNTKTPLVGYGPFTLKSYKTEQSTVLTANKDFFLGAPKYDTLVLQYFKNNDAAVSALRSGEIDQVDRITPTEYKALKSVDGVTSYPQVGARWTGIEINPGARTKSGKKMGTGHPALADAKVRKAIALGIDKQTLVKKVLDGLGQVGQGYLPPAFPAFSWKPPQVTPYDPAAANALLDSAGYTKGSDGVRKDPKSGRALTFRLGTHSDTTTDAQIAAYVVGWLKKIGIGVTIEPLSSTNLNDRLAKGDFDMFMDGWGTGPDPTYLLGIQTCRTLPDNAEGENGNTDAFFCDKRYDALYAQQLRTFDTTQRSAVVGQMQQILYDANVDLILFYQNNLSAVRTNAKNGFVTGKADGQGFYPYQNYTRSWRYAQPPSSSSDGGSSGSAIIWILVAVVVVVGIGAVVVLRRRAGAADRE; encoded by the coding sequence ATGACAACCGTCCAGCGCACCTTCCGACGGTCGCTCGCGGCCGCCGCCGCGCTCGCCCTCTCGGCCGTCGTCGCGGCCGTGCCGGCGACACCGGCCCGGGGCGACGCCACCGACACCTTCACGGTCGGCTCGCTGGGCCAGGTGGTCACCTTCAACCCCTTCCTGGCTTTCAAGCAGGGCGAGCTCGACCCCATCAGCCAGCTGTACCCGACGTTGGTGTGGGGCAACGCCCAGCGCCTGCCCGAGCACTACCTCGCCGACAAGTGGACGACCTCGGCCGACCGCAGGACGTGGACGTTCTCGCTGCACCCCGGACTGAAGTGGTCCGACGGCAAGCCGATCACCGCCGACGACGCCGCCTGGACCCTGAACCTCGTCCACACCAACGCGACGGCCGGGACCGCGAACGGTCAGTTGCTCGACAACGTGGCGTCGGTCAAGGCGTCCGGCGACTCGACGGTCGTCATCACGACCAAGGACCCGCAGGTGAACCTGCTCGACTCGGTGGGCCAGGTGCCGATCGTGCCGCGCCACGTGTGGGAGTCGCGGGTGAAGACGCTGGGCGACCAGACGAACACCAAGACCCCGCTGGTGGGCTACGGGCCGTTCACGCTCAAGTCCTACAAGACCGAGCAGTCGACGGTGCTGACCGCCAACAAGGACTTCTTCCTCGGCGCGCCGAAGTACGACACGCTCGTGCTGCAGTACTTCAAGAACAACGACGCGGCGGTCTCGGCCCTGCGCAGCGGTGAGATCGATCAGGTCGACCGCATCACTCCCACCGAGTACAAGGCCCTGAAGAGCGTCGACGGCGTCACCAGCTACCCGCAGGTCGGCGCCCGCTGGACCGGCATCGAGATCAACCCCGGGGCCAGGACGAAGTCGGGCAAGAAGATGGGCACCGGGCACCCCGCCCTCGCCGATGCGAAGGTGCGGAAGGCGATCGCGCTGGGCATCGACAAGCAGACGCTCGTGAAGAAGGTGCTCGACGGCCTCGGTCAGGTGGGGCAGGGCTATCTGCCGCCGGCGTTCCCGGCCTTCTCCTGGAAGCCGCCGCAGGTCACGCCGTACGACCCCGCCGCCGCCAACGCGCTGCTCGACTCCGCGGGCTACACCAAGGGCAGCGACGGCGTCCGCAAGGATCCGAAGAGCGGCCGCGCGTTGACGTTCCGCCTCGGTACGCACTCCGACACCACCACCGACGCGCAGATCGCCGCGTACGTCGTGGGCTGGCTCAAGAAGATCGGCATCGGCGTCACCATCGAGCCGCTCAGCTCGACCAATCTCAACGACCGGCTGGCCAAGGGCGACTTCGACATGTTCATGGACGGGTGGGGCACCGGCCCCGACCCGACCTACCTGCTCGGCATCCAGACCTGCCGGACGCTGCCCGACAACGCCGAGGGCGAGAACGGCAACACCGACGCGTTCTTCTGCGACAAGCGTTACGACGCGCTCTACGCGCAGCAGCTGCGCACGTTCGACACGACCCAGCGCAGCGCGGTGGTGGGGCAGATGCAGCAGATCCTCTACGACGCCAACGTCGACCTGATCCTCTTCTACCAGAACAACCTGTCGGCGGTCCGCACGAACGCGAAGAACGGGTTCGTCACCGGCAAGGCCGACGGCCAGGGCTTCTACCCGTACCAGAACTACACCCGCTCCTGGCGGTACGCGCAGCCGCCGTCGTCGTCCTCGGACGGCGGTTCGAGCGGCAGCGCGATCATCTGGATCCTCGTCGCGGTGGTCGTCGTGGTGGGCATCGGCGCCGTGGTCGTGCTGCGCCGGCGGGCCGGCGCCGCGGATCGGGAGTAG
- a CDS encoding ABC transporter permease — translation MTGSAPPALEAEATREPAAAPGGDGRGQFLRYLGGKLLGAVVSLFVTLNIGFLLFNVIPSDPVGTITRGRQVSAEQKQVLREQLGTDRSLWEKYGHYLDNLVHLRLGYSFQFQESVSSLIVDRLGPTLLLLGISTLLSVVLGLWLGARAGWRSGSAFDRFVSGAAITLWSVPTFWLGLILLVVFAIGIGPLSGLLPSGGMSSPDVSGGVLAEVLDTAEHLVLPVLTLVLVVFAQYLTIMRSSIIDELGSPYLLTARAKGLRDDIVRRRHAVPNALLPSVTVIFLHLGGIIGGAITVETVFSWPGLGYLTYQALQGPDVQVLEGTFLFFSAAVIAMNLVADLLYRALDPRVRAQ, via the coding sequence GTGACCGGCTCCGCTCCGCCCGCCCTCGAGGCCGAGGCCACCCGGGAACCGGCCGCAGCGCCCGGCGGCGACGGCCGGGGGCAGTTCCTGCGCTATCTCGGCGGGAAGCTGCTCGGCGCCGTCGTCAGCCTCTTCGTCACACTGAACATCGGCTTCCTGCTCTTCAACGTCATCCCGTCCGACCCGGTCGGGACCATCACCCGCGGTCGGCAGGTCAGCGCCGAGCAGAAGCAGGTGCTGCGCGAGCAGCTGGGCACGGACCGCTCGCTGTGGGAGAAGTACGGCCACTACCTGGACAACCTGGTCCACCTGCGGCTGGGCTACTCGTTCCAGTTCCAGGAGTCGGTGTCGTCGCTGATCGTCGACCGGCTCGGGCCCACGCTGCTGCTGCTCGGCATCTCGACCCTGCTCTCGGTGGTGCTCGGGCTCTGGCTCGGCGCGCGCGCGGGCTGGCGTAGCGGCAGTGCCTTCGACCGTTTCGTCTCCGGCGCGGCCATCACCCTGTGGTCGGTGCCGACGTTCTGGCTCGGCCTCATCCTGCTCGTCGTGTTCGCCATCGGCATCGGTCCGCTGTCCGGCCTGCTGCCGTCGGGCGGCATGTCCTCGCCCGACGTGTCCGGCGGCGTGCTCGCCGAGGTGCTCGACACCGCCGAGCACCTGGTGCTGCCCGTCCTGACCCTGGTGCTGGTCGTCTTCGCCCAGTACCTGACGATCATGCGGTCGTCGATCATCGACGAGCTGGGCAGTCCCTACCTGCTGACGGCGCGTGCCAAGGGGCTGCGCGACGACATCGTGCGGCGCCGGCACGCCGTCCCGAACGCGTTGCTGCCCTCGGTGACGGTCATCTTCCTGCACCTCGGCGGCATCATCGGCGGCGCCATCACCGTCGAAACCGTCTTCTCCTGGCCCGGCCTCGGCTACCTGACCTACCAGGCGCTGCAGGGCCCCGACGTCCAGGTGCTCGAGGGCACGTTCCTGTTCTTCAGCGCCGCGGTGATCGCGATGAACCTGGTCGCCGACCTGCTCTACCGCGCGCTCGACCCACGGGTGCGGGCCCAGTGA
- a CDS encoding ABC transporter permease produces the protein MTALDTATVAPAPPRRRGFLTRLLHMPTAVAGAGILALFVVLALTAPLWISDADLDVTEADGPQLGAPGGHYPLGTDQAGRSVLQLLVWGSRSSLLVGVIATVLTIVLGSVVGLVAGHYQGLVGRALMTVTDWFIALPALPLAISLAAAIGPGEGSITVAIAVTSWTSTARLVRAQTLAVEARPYIERARALGAGDLQVVSRHVVPNVAPLILVSATLTVASAILAETTLTFLGLGDPSQVSWGGMLHDAFALGAVSSGAWWYVLPPGLAILVVVLGFTLVGRAVETVLNPRAGRS, from the coding sequence GTGACCGCGCTCGACACCGCCACCGTCGCCCCCGCCCCGCCGCGGCGGCGCGGCTTCCTGACGCGGCTGCTGCACATGCCGACCGCGGTCGCCGGCGCGGGCATCCTCGCGCTGTTCGTCGTGCTGGCCCTGACCGCACCGCTGTGGATCTCCGACGCCGACCTCGACGTCACCGAGGCCGACGGCCCGCAGCTCGGTGCGCCCGGTGGGCACTACCCGCTCGGCACCGACCAGGCCGGCCGCTCCGTGCTGCAACTGCTGGTCTGGGGGTCGCGCTCGTCGCTGCTCGTCGGCGTGATCGCCACCGTGCTGACGATCGTGCTGGGCAGCGTCGTGGGTCTCGTCGCCGGCCACTACCAGGGCCTGGTGGGCCGGGCGCTGATGACGGTCACCGACTGGTTCATCGCGCTGCCGGCCCTGCCCCTCGCCATCTCGCTGGCTGCGGCCATCGGGCCGGGGGAGGGCTCGATCACCGTCGCGATCGCGGTGACGTCGTGGACCAGCACCGCCCGGCTGGTGCGGGCACAGACCCTCGCCGTCGAGGCGAGGCCCTACATCGAGCGGGCGCGGGCGCTGGGCGCCGGCGACCTGCAGGTCGTGTCGCGGCACGTCGTACCCAACGTCGCCCCGCTCATCCTGGTGTCGGCCACGCTCACCGTCGCGAGCGCGATCCTCGCCGAGACCACGCTGACGTTCCTCGGCCTCGGCGACCCCAGCCAGGTCTCGTGGGGCGGCATGCTGCACGACGCCTTCGCGCTCGGCGCGGTCAGCAGCGGCGCGTGGTGGTACGTGCTGCCGCCCGGCCTCGCGATCCTCGTCGTCGTGCTCGGCTTCACCCTCGTCGGCCGCGCGGTCGAGACCGTGCTCAACCCGAGGGCGGGGCGGTCCTGA
- a CDS encoding ABC transporter ATP-binding protein — protein sequence MLLRVRDLAVTYRTGTLDVPAVRGVGFDLDAGQTLGVAGESGSGKSTMALSLLRLLPESARVSGSVEFRGTELTTARWGELRAVRWAQASVVFQGAMSALNPVRAIGEQIAEPIELHERIRGRAVTTRVDELLDSVGVPPRRRGAYPHELSGGQRQRVMIAMALACRPQLVIADEPTTALDVIVQAQILTLLTDLVRDAGIGMLMISHDLSVLAETCDRMAVMYAGQLVETGPSRDLVTDPKHPYTRALSAAFPTIGDPASRRAPAGLPGDPPDPTTLGTGCPFAPRCPDVFDACTVEDVELWDAGPQRESACLLVRDAVRS from the coding sequence ATGCTGCTGCGCGTCCGCGACCTCGCGGTCACCTATCGCACCGGGACCCTCGACGTCCCCGCCGTCCGCGGCGTCGGCTTCGACCTCGACGCCGGGCAGACGCTGGGCGTGGCGGGGGAGTCCGGGTCGGGCAAGTCGACGATGGCGCTGTCGCTGCTGCGGCTGCTGCCGGAGTCGGCGCGGGTGAGCGGGTCGGTCGAGTTCCGGGGCACGGAGCTCACGACCGCCCGCTGGGGCGAGCTGCGCGCGGTGCGCTGGGCGCAGGCGTCGGTCGTGTTCCAGGGGGCGATGAGCGCGCTCAACCCCGTTCGGGCCATCGGCGAGCAGATCGCCGAGCCGATCGAGCTGCACGAGCGCATCCGCGGTCGGGCGGTCACGACCCGGGTCGACGAGCTGCTCGACAGCGTGGGCGTGCCACCGCGCCGCCGCGGTGCCTACCCGCACGAGCTGTCCGGCGGGCAGCGGCAGCGGGTCATGATCGCGATGGCGTTGGCGTGCCGACCGCAGCTCGTCATCGCCGACGAGCCGACGACGGCGCTGGACGTCATCGTGCAGGCCCAGATCCTGACACTGCTCACCGACCTGGTCCGTGACGCGGGCATCGGGATGCTGATGATCAGTCACGACCTCTCGGTGCTCGCCGAGACCTGCGACCGCATGGCGGTCATGTACGCCGGGCAGCTCGTCGAGACCGGGCCGTCGCGCGATCTCGTGACCGACCCCAAGCATCCGTACACCCGGGCGCTGTCGGCCGCCTTCCCGACGATCGGCGACCCGGCGTCCCGGCGTGCGCCGGCCGGGCTCCCCGGTGACCCACCCGACCCGACCACCCTGGGGACGGGATGTCCGTTCGCGCCACGCTGCCCCGACGTGTTCGACGCCTGCACGGTGGAGGACGTCGAGCTGTGGGACGCCGGTCCGCAGCGCGAGTCGGCCTGCCTGCTCGTCCGGGATGCGGTGCGGTCGTGA
- a CDS encoding ABC transporter ATP-binding protein yields MTAIDIADLAVVYPGRRGRPPARAVDGIDLRVGDGEIVALIGESGCGKSTLARAVVGLVRPTAGSIGCAGTPLPRRARELRSYRRLVQLVLQDPGGALNPRQTVYDAVAEGPRLHGLRDGLDERVHDALSRAGLRPPGSFVDRYPHELSGGQQQRVVIAGALALDPQVIVADEPVASLDASVRGEILALLLKLRDELGLSALVVSHDLGLAWNIADRVAVMYLGRIVEQGTVEDVLLRPRHPYTQALLSVVPDATREQLPSLIPGEPPDPTAIPVGCRFHPRCPRRRDLAADGVDVGVCETADPAVLAADGDGVACHFATERPKGEPVDAGAHLG; encoded by the coding sequence GTGACGGCCATCGACATCGCCGACCTCGCCGTCGTCTACCCGGGTCGGCGGGGCCGCCCGCCCGCCCGCGCGGTCGACGGCATCGACCTGCGCGTCGGCGACGGCGAGATCGTCGCGCTGATCGGCGAGTCCGGCTGCGGCAAGTCCACGCTCGCCCGCGCCGTCGTGGGTCTCGTCCGGCCCACCGCGGGCTCGATCGGGTGCGCCGGGACGCCGCTGCCCCGGCGGGCGCGGGAGCTGCGGTCCTACCGGCGACTCGTCCAGCTGGTGCTGCAGGACCCGGGCGGTGCGCTCAACCCGCGGCAGACCGTGTACGACGCGGTGGCCGAGGGGCCGCGGCTGCACGGCCTGCGCGACGGTCTGGACGAGCGGGTGCACGACGCGCTGTCCCGGGCCGGGCTGCGGCCGCCGGGGAGCTTCGTCGACCGCTACCCGCACGAGCTGTCCGGCGGTCAGCAGCAGCGGGTCGTCATCGCAGGCGCGCTGGCGCTCGACCCGCAGGTGATCGTCGCCGACGAGCCGGTCGCGTCGCTCGACGCGTCCGTGCGCGGCGAAATTCTCGCATTGTTGCTCAAACTCCGCGACGAGCTGGGGCTCTCCGCCCTCGTCGTCAGCCACGATCTCGGGTTGGCCTGGAACATCGCCGACCGGGTCGCGGTCATGTACCTCGGCCGCATCGTCGAACAGGGCACGGTCGAGGACGTGCTGCTGCGTCCCCGGCACCCGTACACGCAGGCATTGCTCAGCGTCGTCCCCGACGCCACGCGGGAGCAGCTGCCGTCGCTCATCCCGGGCGAGCCGCCCGACCCGACCGCGATCCCCGTCGGCTGCCGCTTCCACCCGCGCTGTCCGCGGCGGCGCGACCTGGCCGCCGACGGCGTCGACGTCGGCGTCTGCGAGACGGCCGACCCGGCCGTCCTGGCCGCGGACGGCGACGGCGTGGCGTGCCACTTCGCCACCGAGCGACCGAAGGGGGAGCCCGTCGATGCGGGTGCTCATCTCGGCTGA
- a CDS encoding M55 family metallopeptidase, producing the protein MRVLISADMEGVTGVTWPDDVEPGNPRWEYHRRFFTDDVNAAIEGFVAAGASDVLVNEAHATQRNLLRDRLDPRAALLTGRHKPLAMMEGVDRGVDAVAFVGYHAAAGEQGVLAHIYLPNTITGVWLNGATCSEGYMNAALAAEYGVPVVLVTGDDRACEDALTYAPDAELVAVKECVDRYSAICLPPERTYAAIREAATAALDPLPDLRPLVAPYRYEVEFDTTNPVVMTTGIPDVEQVGTRRVSWELPTMKQAIRCFRAVTALASGSTEHTYG; encoded by the coding sequence ATGCGGGTGCTCATCTCGGCTGACATGGAGGGCGTCACCGGCGTCACCTGGCCCGACGACGTCGAGCCGGGCAACCCGCGCTGGGAGTACCACCGCCGCTTCTTCACCGACGACGTCAACGCCGCGATCGAGGGGTTCGTCGCGGCCGGCGCGTCCGACGTCCTGGTGAACGAGGCGCATGCGACGCAGCGCAACCTGTTGCGCGACCGGCTCGACCCGCGGGCGGCGCTGCTCACCGGACGCCACAAGCCGCTGGCGATGATGGAGGGCGTCGACCGCGGCGTCGACGCGGTCGCCTTCGTCGGCTACCACGCGGCGGCAGGGGAGCAGGGCGTGCTCGCCCACATCTACCTGCCGAACACGATCACCGGGGTGTGGCTGAACGGTGCGACGTGCAGCGAGGGGTACATGAACGCCGCGCTTGCGGCCGAGTACGGCGTCCCCGTCGTCCTGGTCACCGGCGACGACCGGGCGTGCGAGGACGCGTTGACCTACGCACCCGATGCCGAGCTGGTCGCGGTGAAGGAGTGCGTCGACCGCTACAGCGCGATCTGCTTGCCCCCGGAGCGGACCTACGCCGCGATCCGCGAGGCGGCGACCGCCGCGCTCGACCCGCTGCCCGACCTGCGCCCGCTGGTCGCGCCCTACCGCTACGAGGTCGAGTTCGACACCACCAACCCGGTGGTGATGACCACCGGCATCCCCGACGTCGAGCAGGTCGGCACGCGACGGGTCTCCTGGGAGCTCCCCACGATGAAGCAGGCGATCCGCTGCTTCCGGGCCGTCACCGCGCTCGCGTCCGGCAGCACCGAGCACACGTACGGGTGA
- a CDS encoding serine hydrolase domain-containing protein — MRLDAASDVLARGVADGLWPGVVAAAGVGGRTERTWVLGRADTRPERPMTVDTVFDLASLTKVLATLPVLLRLVSGAVARRVVRLDTAVSELVPGVDERVTIEHLLTHTAGLPAHVRFAATDPDALVAAAAAVPLEAEPGTRVAYSDVGFVLLGGVVHAVTGERLDAVAERDVFGPLGIAPRFRPPASWRPRIAATEVYDDVPTVGVVHDENAQLAGGLAGHAGLFGTLADVVGSLPMWRRGGPLLDDAVRAEAMRDRTAALDGHRGLGWTCRGDRYDILSAGWGDAAVSHTGFTGTSVAFDPVTERWAVLLTNHVHFGRGRPEVFAARRRWHAVLVGD; from the coding sequence GTGAGGCTCGACGCGGCGTCCGACGTCCTCGCGCGCGGTGTCGCCGACGGGCTGTGGCCCGGTGTGGTCGCGGCAGCCGGCGTCGGCGGACGCACCGAGCGGACGTGGGTGCTGGGACGCGCCGACACCCGTCCCGAGCGCCCGATGACCGTCGACACCGTCTTCGACCTGGCGTCGCTGACCAAGGTGCTGGCCACCCTGCCGGTGCTGCTGCGGCTCGTGTCCGGTGCCGTCGCACGGCGCGTCGTACGGCTCGACACGGCGGTCAGCGAGCTGGTGCCCGGCGTCGACGAGCGGGTGACGATCGAGCACCTGCTCACCCACACCGCCGGCCTGCCCGCCCACGTGCGCTTCGCGGCGACGGACCCCGACGCGCTCGTGGCCGCCGCCGCGGCCGTGCCGCTCGAGGCCGAGCCGGGGACGCGGGTGGCGTACTCCGACGTCGGCTTCGTCCTGCTCGGCGGCGTGGTGCACGCCGTGACCGGCGAGCGGCTCGACGCGGTCGCCGAGCGCGACGTGTTCGGACCGCTCGGCATCGCGCCGCGATTCCGGCCGCCGGCGTCGTGGCGCCCCCGCATCGCGGCGACCGAGGTCTACGACGACGTCCCGACCGTCGGGGTCGTGCACGACGAGAACGCACAGCTGGCGGGCGGCCTCGCCGGCCACGCGGGGCTGTTCGGGACGCTCGCCGACGTCGTCGGGTCGTTGCCGATGTGGCGGCGCGGCGGACCGCTGCTCGACGACGCCGTGCGCGCCGAGGCGATGCGCGACCGCACCGCCGCGCTCGACGGGCACCGCGGGCTCGGCTGGACGTGCCGCGGCGATCGCTACGACATCCTCTCCGCCGGCTGGGGTGACGCCGCGGTGAGCCACACCGGCTTCACCGGCACCAGCGTGGCCTTCGACCCGGTGACCGAACGCTGGGCGGTGCTGCTCACCAACCACGTCCACTTCGGTCGGGGACGTCCCGAGGTGTTCGCCGCACGCCGCCGCTGGCACGCCGTGCTGGTCGGCGACTGA
- the dacB gene encoding D-alanyl-D-alanine carboxypeptidase/D-alanyl-D-alanine endopeptidase, translated as MHARRRTVGAALAALAVVAGLTGPGTQAAPSTDPAADPLRARLTAILGDSRLDGASAALTVRDLDSDETLFRSFGSTRLLPASNTKLLTSAAALDVLGPDHRFVTDVLATGARRGGTLRGDLYLRGTGDPTIMAADYDRLAADVARSGVRSVTGRLVADDSWFDATPLAPFWSWDDEPYHYSAQTSALTVAPNTDGDAGTVLVDVHPGRRPGAAPRVTMTPANHYLHIRNRATTGTAGSDTTVSLVREHGRNVVDVTGSIPAGGETYEDQPTVDRPTGLAAQLFARALAHHGVRIRAGARHAVTPSAARPVASHRSITLAALLTPFLKLSNNMMAEALVKTMGRTVSGEGSWSAGTAAVLAELKRLGLDTSTLQLFDGSGLGRADYATTDQLAVLLDAARDKPWFATWYAALPVAGDPDRLVGGTLRNRMVGTAAAGNVHAKTGSMTGVSALSGYVTDAAGHHLGFAMITNNAVAGGVSSLEDAVAVTLAEHGAAARSTPRVRVAPASHAPTGPRAQLECTWTRSC; from the coding sequence ATGCACGCGCGCAGACGGACGGTCGGGGCGGCGCTCGCCGCGCTGGCGGTGGTGGCAGGTCTCACCGGACCGGGGACGCAGGCCGCCCCGTCCACCGATCCCGCCGCCGATCCGTTGCGTGCACGGCTCACCGCGATCCTGGGCGACAGTCGGCTCGACGGCGCCTCCGCCGCGCTGACCGTGCGCGACCTGGACAGCGACGAGACCCTCTTCCGTTCGTTCGGCTCGACCCGCCTGCTGCCCGCGTCGAACACGAAGCTGCTCACCTCGGCGGCGGCGCTCGACGTCCTCGGCCCGGACCACCGCTTCGTCACCGACGTCCTGGCGACGGGGGCCCGGCGCGGCGGCACGCTGCGCGGCGACCTCTACCTGCGCGGCACCGGCGACCCGACGATCATGGCCGCCGACTACGACAGGCTGGCCGCCGACGTCGCGCGCTCCGGCGTCCGCTCGGTGACGGGCCGGCTCGTCGCCGACGACTCGTGGTTCGACGCGACCCCGCTCGCCCCGTTCTGGTCGTGGGACGACGAGCCCTACCACTACTCCGCGCAGACGTCCGCGCTGACCGTCGCGCCCAACACCGACGGCGACGCCGGGACCGTGCTCGTCGACGTGCACCCCGGCCGCCGGCCCGGCGCCGCGCCGCGCGTCACGATGACCCCGGCCAACCACTACCTGCACATCCGCAACCGGGCGACGACCGGCACCGCCGGGTCCGACACCACCGTCTCGCTGGTGCGTGAACACGGCCGCAACGTCGTCGACGTCACCGGGTCGATCCCGGCCGGCGGCGAGACGTACGAGGACCAGCCGACGGTCGACCGGCCGACCGGCCTCGCCGCGCAGCTGTTCGCCCGGGCGCTGGCCCACCACGGGGTGCGGATCCGGGCCGGCGCGCGGCATGCCGTGACCCCCTCGGCCGCACGGCCGGTGGCGTCGCACCGTTCGATCACGCTCGCGGCGCTGCTGACGCCGTTCCTCAAGCTGTCGAACAACATGATGGCCGAGGCGCTGGTCAAGACCATGGGCCGCACGGTCTCGGGCGAGGGCAGCTGGTCGGCCGGCACCGCCGCCGTCCTGGCCGAGCTGAAGCGACTCGGCCTCGACACGTCCACGCTGCAGCTCTTCGACGGCTCCGGACTCGGGCGCGCCGACTACGCGACGACCGACCAGCTCGCGGTCCTGCTCGATGCCGCCCGCGACAAGCCGTGGTTCGCCACGTGGTACGCGGCCCTGCCCGTCGCCGGCGATCCCGACCGGCTCGTCGGCGGCACGCTGCGCAACCGGATGGTCGGCACCGCAGCCGCCGGCAACGTGCACGCCAAGACCGGGTCCATGACCGGCGTCAGCGCGCTGTCCGGGTACGTCACCGACGCCGCCGGCCACCACCTCGGCTTCGCCATGATCACCAACAACGCCGTCGCGGGCGGGGTGTCGTCGCTCGAGGACGCAGTGGCGGTGACCCTCGCCGAGCACGGCGCGGCGGCGCGGAGCACGCCGCGGGTGCGCGTCGCCCCGGCGTCCCACGCACCCACCGGCCCCCGCGCGCAGCTCGAGTGCACCTGGACGCGCTCGTGCTGA
- a CDS encoding P1 family peptidase has translation MTAFGVDGVRVGHWSDPDAATGCTVVELPPGTVASYEVRGGAPASRELIALEPDKSVTAVDAVLLTGGSAFGLAAADGVMRRLEEAGRGVTTPAGVVPIVAAMALYDLAAGDASVRPGPAEGYAAARDVGTDVALHGRIGAGTGAHVGNWRGVDGRRPGGLGHAVRRLDDVVVAALCAVNAFGDIDDGHDEVVLDALRALPRPFDFERTNTTIGVVVTNARLDKTACRTVAQGAHDGLARAITPPHTRVDGDGFVAAATGEVEAHVDVVRLLALAAVTAAIRSVA, from the coding sequence GTGACGGCGTTCGGCGTCGACGGCGTCCGCGTCGGGCACTGGAGCGATCCCGACGCCGCGACCGGCTGCACCGTCGTGGAGCTGCCGCCGGGCACGGTCGCGTCCTACGAGGTGCGCGGCGGCGCCCCGGCGTCGCGCGAGCTGATCGCGCTCGAGCCGGACAAGTCCGTGACCGCCGTCGACGCGGTGCTGCTCACCGGCGGGTCCGCCTTCGGCCTCGCCGCCGCCGACGGCGTGATGCGTCGCCTGGAGGAGGCCGGACGCGGTGTCACCACCCCGGCAGGGGTCGTGCCCATCGTCGCGGCGATGGCGCTCTACGACCTCGCGGCGGGGGACGCGAGCGTGCGGCCCGGGCCGGCCGAGGGTTACGCCGCGGCGCGCGACGTCGGGACCGACGTCGCGCTGCACGGCCGCATCGGCGCCGGCACCGGCGCGCACGTGGGCAACTGGCGCGGGGTCGACGGTCGTCGGCCGGGCGGTCTGGGCCACGCCGTGCGCCGGCTGGACGACGTGGTCGTCGCGGCGCTCTGCGCGGTGAACGCGTTCGGCGACATCGACGACGGGCACGACGAGGTCGTGCTCGACGCTCTCCGCGCCCTGCCACGCCCGTTCGACTTCGAGCGCACGAACACCACGATCGGCGTGGTGGTGACGAACGCGCGGCTCGACAAGACCGCCTGTCGCACCGTCGCCCAAGGGGCGCACGACGGCCTGGCCCGCGCGATCACCCCGCCCCACACCCGCGTCGACGGCGACGGTTTCGTCGCCGCGGCGACGGGCGAGGTCGAGGCCCACGTCGACGTCGTGCGCCTCCTCGCGCTGGCCGCGGTGACGGCGGCGATCCGGTCCGTGGCCTGA